The Euphorbia lathyris chromosome 2, ddEupLath1.1, whole genome shotgun sequence genome includes a window with the following:
- the LOC136217132 gene encoding dirigent protein 11-like: protein SPILIMSKNFLFFLTNLFLLYIAFFQQQQPNQTNLVVYVHDYFTGQDASAVTVAGKSGPEFHIMKFGTVAVVDDPVTEGPTIDSKEIGRAQGSYINSQIDGKGLYMVFSVIFSCGDYKGSSLEIQGPDLFSMKEREFGVVSGTGFFRFIKGYGIMETVFLDVVNLRGIMKLNITVKHY from the coding sequence TCTCCAATTTTAATCATGTCCAAaaatttcctcttcttcctcacaAATTTATTTCTTCTCTACATAGCTTTTTTCCAACAACAACAGCCGAACCAAACAAACCTCGTAGTCTATGTCCACGACTATTTCACTGGCCAAGACGCCTCCGCGGTCACTGTCGCCGGAAAAAGTGGGCCCGAGTTTCACATAATGAAATTCGGGACAGTTGCGGTTGTTGATGATCCAGTTACGGAGGGACCCACGATTGATTCCAAAGAAATTGGAAGAGCTCAAGGTAGTTATATAAATTCCCAAATAGATGGGAAAGGATTGTATATGGTTTTTTCTGTTATTTTCAGTTGTGGGGACTATAAAGGAAGTAGTTTGGAAATTCAAGGACCTGATTTGTTTTCAATGAAAGAGAGGGAGTTTGGGGTTGTTTCTGGGACTGGGTTTTTTAGATTTATTAAGGGGTATGGGATTATGGAAACTGTGTTTTTAGATGTTGTTAATTTAAGAGGGATTATGAAACTTAATATAACAGTTAAGCATTATTAA